From a region of the Deinococcus metallilatus genome:
- a CDS encoding polymorphic toxin-type HINT domain-containing protein: MNKASRPSPPPQSGERRRRLYSVTLASLFLTLTQLPGAVVLAAPQVFARVGPGASGLPLQVTAFSDPSFGELSDAVNVATGNAYVDLGQVNRNNTNTTATPNTGAVVGGATSPNTSLSGSFNVNGVLRLIGFDTNNPNVPQEWALGVGDGGYQYYRRATDDEINNAPTWINERYAAIRGSAAFFISKPQTSLQVDETWIVQYRLGNGQYVAHYYDHSGNRTTFWHDGEYADYSQTPHEQYRGAAYASDPEGSNSPRTEFTYTSPGNGHLAKVRDSWGRTTTYEWDEGAGVVAAINILLQNENDNGSWRRRVEYAYEIVGNQRVVTYMVFRTYDARNQRIGRWFDLNYRTGTNGEVLLYQVIRPALADGSEAQQMGPYGRKTSTYDYDAQNRVTRVTVPGEPDMTFTYAAGGAAGGTLVTQKQGDDADPLHREIYLHFTPEGWLRRREVRDWNSATTETRFLVTDYWYNATGQVLALNLPSGMQYQYSYDRHGNRTRETTYLSQRRWQDGVDGDQLRTTWYEYDRDNRMTKEVAEGRSGQGRAYDQLSETTFNYGNNERQLTYRDFDAANIGGQRFTANREVEEARVIDGSLRRKFFTGVDVYGRIANTRLHLGNETDAYRTVQYGFWDGSTNLNNRVQVPDAGGNGDWADNRWVRSYGDLVASKTVTGRNITDQQVNYAYDEFGNTTLQQDINDYVGRWDGATAVQRTRETFEAFDGFGNKVWRRVLSQASGQDYNWWEENKTWTYYATGELRAASDGHPGLGVRTLTDYTYEQNPSSANFGRLLKVQVGEGTGTAVSTAHQTTDYGYDPYGRVKTTRVDGFTTTLDYDTLDRVVKTTNPDGSYRWVRYNEGGAIHREVTKNVGSGEMTTWHDVDSVGREYFTVYPDGSSVRTYYDAFDRPIKISDARLTMVSGDDRSSYLVYDTAGNLTKKLDPALVTATGQAYTDARRPYAEYGYDLLDRRTYEAHLLFGGTVSPTNMIWPTNAGGMATRTDYDALDHPIRVTDNEGYATILVYDNSGNLTTLSKQVWKGNETDRDTVHTGFDWVTIRTAYDAVGHSVQQLDARGNSQRTTYNVQGQPTSQVDERNIVTKVFGYTADGLRQSVWEPDNNSGTTAQNGSVNLANPSSTHSRTEYREYDSRMVPARVYAASMNIQAGPGSGALTRYEYNDQGKPTRITLPPDQSGATATIEQTYDNLGNVLTLKDANGFPTSFTYDWAGRLISKHEQARPGNQTDIDAGLQNGLRGEYRYDTAGNLTYKEERGLITEYRYNSLGKVIHESRPRVGAGTATNWKLRTYRLDGLKTAETSYDYSGNLTSRPDVVQFGDSSVSVNTGNLTISEYNGRGDLWGRGSFGPGRFNESSMWQYVDGLGNRYKRVFVGHTNIYAEQRTAGGEPLGHASVLTYWKFDPNSNLTEKWDTPSAGWGGWDPRDANDRQNVFTYTYSATNKEAGQSRTIQVKYRSQVPNNSLNTTYGSNGVLVAASEANTTTSYTERDQIEKATTTDKTPYLDGNNPTQQGVLGGAITRHQRYAYYADGRVQNSWTGDGTTDTAYKGVESYDQRGRELAVYDSNGGLKKTAPARTSSTYGTDGSVFSKIDQSGYTVYTVNTAVTVGGLTASSVVFNNPSNYVKQQSTTTTTYSYANGSALTGVPYSIRFSTGSCFENPETGINPCYTQNNAYSAYGELIRSTDANGVPAYSATYNGGGSMTGETRGNINITYVLDSRGNRLSVSGGNESGYVKRYDADDRVAQFNNLNNNAVSTTFCSDKCYGVGNRYNDFRYDPLGQQVLSSTAHAQIEEQNAAPWLQEHGVWRDVNSTTIVNGEAQLILRKAGNYIWKCKQSWSGSISCSLWSDTYRNNAPQYRDAAYSLADGYNDDTTWDGTKPFAVTASVEQLDAPLQTLSSTLKINPLDLAPPTLPKLPDPSQIQQGEGVQAKDAPVTTEQVQKINPPSQDKHPADLQGGTQGTRQAKPRDGAVLIQEVPANFDDGEGFQTAVYAVATLATSSSTASSGAPKSVGSKAVADDIQAKTQVEQNKKSADSLEQLLKDKVDSMTFVDSSGNNITPKVRKSINDTLAWSHDVMSPEERLGLYVGIFAALDQGYSMNNKGDIGISGKTSETLGEMGGALRRLGNNPKNNELLKGALLATAAAIYADHQYKTMLADAALAVLTMPTAGDIEGLFGLIATAGKGVKSLARRGAARALPGLVKGIRPAREIGAEVLEGVIKGCNSFTPSTPVRTLSGLIAISALTVGTPVLAYNEQTGENGYYPITAVHKNTDPEITYLAIQDPEQGNKLEYIQTTPEHPFYVKAWSDTGETPKPVGHEDLGKNWVGAGHLKIGDKIKQADGTTGVVANVVTLGQTREMFNLTVSEAHTFYVGRDGWLVHNGGNGISSVPKGYILYHYTDEAGAKAIMESGKLLPDARGRVFLTPDQVPASHAKDALFAGNPRYAGKGAYVIEVRVLPETGLGFDPTKATQYNELVHNGTLRNGRQIEIVSASRNTFTEYVSRVASVCP, translated from the coding sequence ATGAATAAGGCATCTCGACCATCTCCACCTCCTCAGTCAGGCGAACGTCGGCGCCGCCTCTACAGTGTCACCCTGGCCAGCCTGTTCCTCACCCTTACCCAGTTACCGGGCGCCGTGGTCCTGGCCGCCCCACAGGTCTTCGCCCGGGTCGGCCCCGGCGCCAGCGGCCTGCCTCTCCAGGTCACGGCCTTCAGTGACCCGAGCTTCGGTGAACTCTCCGATGCCGTGAACGTCGCGACCGGCAACGCCTACGTCGATCTCGGACAGGTCAACCGCAACAACACCAACACCACGGCGACCCCGAACACTGGAGCCGTTGTGGGAGGAGCGACCAGTCCGAACACCAGCCTTTCGGGGAGTTTCAACGTCAACGGCGTGCTGCGTTTGATCGGCTTCGACACCAACAACCCGAACGTTCCGCAGGAGTGGGCCTTGGGCGTGGGGGACGGCGGTTACCAGTACTACCGACGGGCGACCGACGACGAAATCAACAATGCGCCTACCTGGATCAATGAGCGATATGCGGCGATTCGTGGGAGCGCGGCCTTCTTCATTTCCAAGCCGCAGACGAGCCTCCAGGTCGATGAGACGTGGATCGTCCAGTACCGCCTGGGCAATGGGCAGTACGTCGCCCACTACTACGACCACAGCGGCAACCGCACCACCTTTTGGCATGATGGGGAATATGCGGATTACAGCCAGACGCCCCATGAGCAGTACCGGGGTGCGGCCTATGCCAGTGATCCCGAAGGCAGCAACAGCCCCAGGACCGAGTTCACCTATACCTCCCCGGGCAACGGGCACCTCGCCAAAGTCCGGGACAGTTGGGGCCGCACCACCACCTACGAGTGGGATGAAGGCGCCGGGGTGGTGGCCGCCATCAACATTCTGCTCCAAAACGAGAACGACAACGGGAGCTGGCGGAGGCGGGTCGAGTATGCGTATGAGATCGTCGGGAACCAGCGCGTCGTCACCTACATGGTCTTTCGGACGTACGATGCCCGCAACCAGCGGATTGGCCGCTGGTTCGATCTGAACTACCGCACGGGAACCAACGGCGAGGTGCTGCTGTATCAGGTGATCCGTCCCGCGCTGGCGGATGGCAGCGAAGCTCAGCAGATGGGGCCGTACGGACGAAAAACCAGCACGTACGACTACGATGCTCAGAACCGGGTGACCCGGGTGACCGTGCCGGGCGAGCCGGATATGACCTTCACATATGCCGCCGGTGGTGCCGCAGGCGGTACCCTGGTGACCCAGAAACAGGGCGATGATGCCGATCCCCTCCACCGGGAAATCTACCTGCACTTCACGCCGGAAGGCTGGCTTCGCAGGCGTGAGGTGCGGGACTGGAACTCAGCCACCACGGAAACCCGCTTCCTCGTCACGGACTACTGGTACAACGCGACCGGCCAGGTGCTGGCCCTCAACCTGCCGTCAGGGATGCAGTACCAGTACTCCTATGACCGACATGGCAACCGCACCCGCGAAACCACCTACCTGTCGCAACGTCGCTGGCAGGATGGCGTGGACGGCGATCAACTGCGGACCACCTGGTACGAGTACGACCGCGACAACCGGATGACCAAAGAGGTCGCGGAGGGCCGCAGTGGTCAGGGCCGCGCCTACGATCAACTCAGCGAGACGACCTTCAACTACGGCAATAACGAGCGGCAGCTCACGTACCGCGACTTCGACGCGGCAAACATCGGTGGACAGCGCTTCACCGCCAACCGTGAGGTCGAGGAGGCCCGCGTCATTGACGGCAGCCTGCGCCGCAAGTTCTTCACGGGCGTGGACGTCTATGGCCGCATCGCGAATACCCGACTGCACCTGGGCAATGAAACCGATGCCTACCGGACTGTGCAGTACGGTTTCTGGGACGGCTCGACCAATCTGAACAACCGGGTTCAGGTTCCTGATGCTGGCGGCAATGGTGACTGGGCGGACAACCGTTGGGTGAGGAGCTACGGCGACCTTGTCGCCAGCAAAACGGTGACGGGTCGAAACATCACTGACCAGCAGGTCAACTACGCTTACGATGAATTCGGTAATACTACTCTACAGCAGGACATCAATGACTACGTGGGCCGTTGGGACGGGGCAACTGCTGTGCAACGCACCCGCGAAACTTTTGAGGCCTTCGACGGCTTCGGGAACAAGGTCTGGCGCCGGGTGCTCTCACAGGCCAGTGGGCAGGACTACAACTGGTGGGAGGAGAACAAGACCTGGACGTACTACGCCACCGGCGAGTTGAGGGCGGCCTCCGACGGTCACCCAGGCTTGGGGGTGCGCACCCTGACTGACTACACCTACGAGCAGAATCCCAGCTCGGCTAACTTCGGTCGATTGCTGAAGGTCCAAGTGGGGGAAGGGACGGGCACAGCCGTCAGCACGGCCCATCAGACGACCGACTACGGATACGACCCGTACGGACGCGTGAAGACGACGAGGGTGGACGGGTTCACGACCACCCTGGACTACGACACCCTCGACCGGGTGGTGAAGACGACCAACCCGGACGGCAGCTACCGGTGGGTGAGGTACAACGAGGGTGGCGCAATTCACCGCGAGGTCACCAAGAATGTCGGCTCGGGAGAAATGACCACCTGGCACGATGTGGACTCGGTGGGCCGCGAGTACTTCACCGTGTACCCTGATGGTAGCAGTGTCCGGACCTACTACGACGCCTTCGACCGGCCCATCAAGATCAGCGACGCCCGCCTCACGATGGTCAGCGGAGATGACCGTTCCTCGTACCTCGTCTACGACACTGCGGGCAACCTGACCAAGAAACTCGACCCCGCCCTGGTCACCGCTACGGGCCAAGCCTACACCGATGCCCGCCGCCCCTACGCCGAGTACGGCTACGACCTGCTGGACCGCCGTACCTACGAGGCCCACCTGCTATTCGGGGGGACCGTCTCACCGACGAACATGATCTGGCCGACCAACGCGGGCGGGATGGCTACACGGACGGACTATGACGCCCTCGACCACCCCATTCGGGTCACCGACAACGAAGGCTACGCCACGATCCTCGTCTACGACAACAGCGGCAACCTCACGACGCTTTCCAAGCAGGTCTGGAAGGGGAACGAAACCGACCGGGACACCGTCCATACCGGCTTCGACTGGGTGACCATCCGGACCGCCTACGATGCTGTCGGTCACTCTGTTCAACAGTTGGACGCTCGAGGGAACAGCCAGCGCACCACCTACAACGTGCAGGGTCAGCCCACCTCGCAGGTGGATGAGCGCAACATCGTCACTAAGGTGTTCGGCTACACCGCCGACGGCCTACGGCAGAGCGTCTGGGAACCGGACAACAACTCGGGAACAACCGCGCAAAACGGTAGCGTCAATCTGGCCAATCCCAGCAGCACCCATAGCCGCACCGAGTACCGCGAGTACGACAGCCGGATGGTTCCCGCCCGCGTCTACGCCGCGTCCATGAACATCCAGGCTGGTCCCGGTAGTGGGGCGCTGACCCGCTACGAGTACAACGACCAGGGCAAGCCCACCCGCATCACCCTGCCACCAGATCAAAGCGGGGCGACGGCCACCATCGAGCAGACCTACGACAACCTCGGCAATGTCCTCACCCTCAAGGATGCCAATGGCTTCCCCACCTCCTTCACCTACGACTGGGCCGGGCGGCTGATCAGCAAGCACGAGCAGGCCCGGCCCGGGAACCAGACGGACATCGACGCGGGCCTACAGAATGGGTTGCGCGGCGAGTACCGCTACGACACGGCGGGGAACTTAACCTATAAGGAAGAGCGGGGCCTGATCACCGAATACCGCTACAACAGCCTCGGGAAGGTGATTCACGAGTCCCGCCCGCGTGTGGGAGCCGGGACCGCCACCAACTGGAAGCTGCGCACCTATCGCCTGGACGGCCTGAAGACCGCTGAAACCAGCTACGACTACTCCGGCAACCTGACCAGCCGCCCGGATGTGGTCCAGTTCGGCGACAGCAGTGTCAGCGTGAACACCGGCAACCTGACCATCTCGGAGTACAACGGGCGTGGGGACCTGTGGGGCCGGGGGTCCTTCGGACCGGGCCGCTTCAATGAGTCCAGCATGTGGCAGTACGTGGACGGCCTGGGCAACCGGTATAAGCGGGTGTTCGTCGGTCACACCAATATCTACGCCGAACAGCGCACTGCCGGTGGGGAGCCGTTGGGGCATGCCTCAGTGCTGACGTACTGGAAGTTCGACCCAAACAGCAACCTGACCGAGAAGTGGGACACTCCTTCGGCGGGTTGGGGTGGCTGGGATCCCCGGGATGCTAACGACCGGCAGAACGTGTTCACGTACACGTACAGCGCGACGAACAAGGAAGCGGGCCAAAGTCGGACCATTCAGGTGAAGTACCGCAGCCAGGTGCCGAACAACAGCCTGAACACCACCTATGGCAGCAACGGTGTTCTGGTCGCCGCAAGTGAGGCCAATACCACAACGAGTTACACCGAACGCGACCAGATCGAGAAGGCGACCACGACAGACAAGACGCCTTACCTGGACGGCAATAATCCGACCCAGCAGGGCGTGCTGGGTGGGGCCATCACCCGTCACCAGCGCTACGCCTACTACGCAGATGGGCGGGTCCAGAACAGCTGGACCGGCGACGGCACCACGGATACCGCCTACAAGGGAGTCGAAAGCTATGACCAGCGTGGGCGTGAACTCGCGGTGTACGACAGCAACGGCGGCCTGAAGAAGACTGCTCCCGCACGGACCTCCAGCACCTATGGAACGGACGGCTCTGTCTTCAGCAAGATCGATCAGAGTGGGTACACGGTCTATACCGTCAACACGGCTGTTACTGTGGGTGGGCTGACAGCATCCAGCGTCGTGTTCAATAATCCAAGCAATTACGTTAAGCAGCAAAGCACCACAACCACCACGTACAGTTATGCCAATGGTTCTGCCTTGACGGGTGTGCCTTACAGCATCCGATTCAGCACCGGATCGTGCTTTGAAAATCCCGAAACCGGAATAAATCCCTGTTATACACAGAACAATGCGTACTCGGCGTACGGCGAATTGATCCGCAGCACGGACGCCAACGGCGTTCCTGCCTATTCCGCCACATACAACGGCGGCGGGAGCATGACCGGCGAAACCAGAGGCAATATCAACATCACCTATGTCTTGGATTCACGTGGCAACCGCCTGAGTGTGAGTGGTGGGAATGAGAGCGGGTATGTCAAGCGTTACGATGCAGACGACCGGGTCGCACAATTCAACAACCTGAACAACAACGCGGTCAGTACGACCTTCTGCTCGGACAAGTGCTACGGTGTCGGAAATCGTTACAACGATTTCCGCTACGACCCGCTGGGGCAGCAGGTGCTCAGCAGCACCGCCCACGCCCAGATCGAGGAACAGAACGCGGCCCCGTGGTTACAGGAACACGGGGTGTGGCGGGACGTGAACAGCACCACCATCGTGAACGGTGAAGCGCAGCTGATCCTGCGCAAGGCAGGCAACTACATCTGGAAGTGCAAGCAGTCCTGGAGTGGGAGCATCAGTTGCAGTTTGTGGAGTGACACCTACCGCAACAACGCCCCACAGTACCGGGATGCCGCGTACTCTCTGGCGGATGGGTACAACGACGACACCACCTGGGACGGGACCAAACCCTTCGCGGTGACGGCCAGCGTCGAGCAGTTGGATGCTCCGCTCCAGACACTGAGCAGCACCCTGAAGATCAACCCACTCGACCTGGCGCCGCCTACCCTGCCCAAATTGCCTGACCCCAGCCAGATTCAACAGGGGGAGGGCGTGCAGGCCAAAGATGCTCCTGTGACGACGGAACAGGTGCAAAAGATCAACCCACCCAGTCAGGACAAGCACCCGGCAGATTTGCAGGGTGGCACCCAGGGTACTCGCCAGGCCAAGCCCCGTGATGGAGCAGTGCTTATCCAGGAAGTACCTGCCAACTTCGATGACGGCGAAGGCTTCCAGACTGCCGTCTATGCGGTAGCAACCTTAGCAACTTCTAGCTCGACCGCATCAAGTGGTGCGCCTAAGAGTGTCGGGAGTAAAGCTGTTGCAGACGATATACAGGCCAAAACACAAGTAGAGCAGAATAAAAAGTCAGCGGATTCTCTCGAGCAATTGTTGAAAGACAAAGTTGACAGCATGACATTCGTGGACTCAAGCGGTAATAACATTACCCCAAAGGTTCGCAAGTCAATCAACGATACTCTTGCGTGGTCACACGATGTGATGTCGCCCGAGGAGCGGCTAGGCTTGTACGTTGGGATATTCGCGGCCCTTGACCAGGGTTACAGCATGAACAACAAAGGTGACATAGGTATATCGGGCAAAACATCTGAAACTCTTGGAGAAATGGGAGGAGCTCTTCGGAGACTGGGAAATAATCCTAAAAATAACGAGCTATTGAAAGGTGCTCTTCTGGCCACTGCGGCCGCAATATATGCGGACCACCAATACAAGACCATGTTGGCCGATGCGGCGCTAGCCGTCCTAACAATGCCTACGGCGGGCGATATTGAAGGCTTATTCGGATTAATTGCTACCGCGGGTAAGGGAGTCAAGAGCCTTGCCAGGAGGGGTGCGGCTAGGGCACTCCCTGGGCTTGTTAAGGGAATTAGACCGGCAAGGGAGATTGGAGCAGAAGTCCTTGAGGGCGTTATTAAGGGTTGTAACTCCTTCACCCCCTCCACGCCCGTCCGTACCCTCTCTGGTCTGATTGCCATCTCTGCTCTGACCGTCGGGACTCCCGTCTTGGCCTACAACGAGCAGACGGGTGAGAATGGCTACTACCCCATCACGGCTGTCCACAAGAACACCGACCCGGAGATCACCTACCTTGCTATCCAGGACCCTGAGCAGGGGAACAAGCTGGAGTACATCCAGACGACACCGGAACACCCCTTCTACGTCAAGGCGTGGTCTGACACCGGGGAGACGCCCAAACCCGTCGGCCACGAGGACCTGGGCAAGAACTGGGTGGGTGCCGGGCACCTCAAGATTGGGGATAAGATCAAGCAGGCGGACGGCACCACCGGCGTCGTCGCCAACGTGGTCACCCTCGGGCAGACGCGGGAGATGTTCAACCTCACCGTCAGTGAGGCCCACACCTTCTACGTGGGGCGGGACGGCTGGTTGGTGCATAATGGTGGTAATGGCATAAGTAGCGTTCCAAAAGGATATATTTTATACCACTACACTGATGAGGCTGGTGCTAAGGCGATTATGGAGAGTGGAAAACTCCTGCCAGATGCGCGCGGACGCGTTTTCTTAACTCCAGATCAGGTGCCAGCAAGCCATGCTAAAGACGCCTTGTTCGCTGGTAATCCTAGATATGCTGGTAAAGGTGCTTATGTTATAGAAGTTCGTGTGTTGCCGGAAACCGGTCTGGGCTTTGACCCCACCAAAGCAACTCAATATAATGAACTTGTCCATAACGGAACACTGAGGAACGGAAGGCAGATCGAAATCGTGAGCGCCAGCAGGAATACATTTACTGAATACGTGAGCAGGGTTGCGTCAGTATGTCCTTAA
- a CDS encoding S8 family peptidase, translated as MTSPASGLALRGTALRPGVPSRALLVRGQPQVTPSGGLERREGLPGLKLTRLVYATPEQARQARASLTADPGVTLVTDDAPVHTDGGRAVPLGTLPAGGQWFWRLEGFPATWERIRGAGVTVAVVDTGVLLAHPDLQGNLLPGRDFVEGDDDPNDTDGHGTHVAGLIAAHGQVTGAAPEAKVLPVRVLSGEEGGSVADVAAGLLWAANRLDGQPNPHPAQVINLSLGTDEFNPVLAEAVQRVQAAGVLVVAATGNDGGAPLYPAALPGVLAVTALAGPSVPYQPSYANRGPGPRLAAFGGDLGSDQDKNGEMDGILSTDVVRGAAGHALRMGTSMAAPQVSGAAALVLAGGVAPDRVKAVLERRAWDLGVRGFDESYGWGLLSADAAKTGAPRTYVVALNGAGQIVAFTPVVDGGYCLANLPPNEPVQVFAVTDGDDDGLLGEAGDLRAAPRTLSFTAAQDAALDFTLAPTDGAQPLPLTGAR; from the coding sequence GTGACGTCGCCTGCCAGTGGGTTAGCTCTCCGGGGAACCGCGCTGAGGCCCGGCGTTCCCTCCCGCGCCCTGCTGGTGCGCGGCCAGCCGCAGGTCACGCCGTCCGGCGGCCTGGAGCGCCGCGAGGGCCTGCCGGGCCTGAAGCTGACCCGCCTGGTGTACGCCACGCCGGAGCAGGCCCGGCAGGCCAGAGCCAGCCTGACCGCCGATCCGGGCGTCACCCTGGTCACGGACGACGCACCCGTCCACACGGACGGGGGGCGGGCCGTGCCCCTGGGGACCCTCCCGGCGGGCGGTCAGTGGTTCTGGAGGCTCGAAGGCTTTCCGGCCACCTGGGAACGGATCCGGGGGGCGGGCGTCACGGTGGCCGTGGTGGACACCGGCGTGCTGCTGGCCCATCCGGATTTGCAGGGGAACCTGCTGCCCGGCCGCGACTTCGTGGAGGGGGACGATGACCCCAACGACACGGACGGGCACGGCACCCACGTGGCGGGCCTGATCGCGGCGCACGGCCAGGTGACCGGCGCGGCCCCGGAAGCGAAGGTGCTGCCGGTGCGGGTCCTGTCCGGGGAAGAAGGGGGCAGCGTGGCGGACGTCGCGGCGGGCCTGCTGTGGGCGGCGAACCGGCTGGACGGCCAGCCCAATCCCCACCCGGCGCAGGTCATCAACCTCTCCCTCGGCACCGACGAGTTCAACCCGGTGCTGGCGGAGGCCGTGCAGCGCGTGCAGGCGGCGGGCGTGCTGGTCGTCGCGGCGACCGGGAACGACGGCGGGGCCCCGCTGTACCCGGCGGCGCTGCCGGGGGTCCTGGCGGTCACCGCCCTGGCCGGGCCCAGCGTGCCCTACCAGCCGTCCTACGCCAACCGGGGACCGGGCCCGCGGCTGGCCGCCTTCGGTGGGGACCTGGGCAGCGACCAGGACAAGAACGGGGAGATGGACGGCATCCTCAGCACGGACGTGGTGCGGGGCGCGGCCGGGCACGCGCTGCGGATGGGCACCAGCATGGCCGCCCCGCAGGTGAGCGGGGCGGCGGCGCTCGTCCTGGCCGGTGGCGTCGCTCCGGACCGGGTGAAGGCTGTCCTCGAACGGCGCGCCTGGGACCTGGGCGTGCGGGGCTTCGACGAGAGTTACGGCTGGGGCCTGCTCAGCGCGGACGCGGCGAAGACGGGAGCGCCCCGGACGTACGTGGTCGCGCTGAACGGCGCCGGGCAGATTGTGGCCTTTACGCCGGTGGTGGACGGCGGGTACTGCCTGGCCAACCTCCCGCCGAACGAGCCGGTGCAGGTCTTCGCCGTGACCGACGGGGACGACGACGGCCTGCTCGGGGAGGCGGGCGACCTGCGTGCCGCGCCGCGGACCCTGAGCTTCACGGCCGCCCAGGACGCGGCCCTCGACTTCACCCTCGCGCCGACCGACGGTGCCCAGCCTCTCCCCCTGACAGGAGCCCGATGA
- a CDS encoding type II secretion system protein GspD, producing the protein MKILRLLLLSLALAGGALAQETVTAAPLGASWTLTSKDTLRYTYDPSQGTLLLQSVQLGENSRFPDGVVWKQTPDGLLLSLPPGTTYALGPDGKTLLINPPALRPLSPIPADECAPIFYPLANADPAVVANLLQQLYSGIRVQVDARQRALLVLTTPGDRAIIEGLIKQLDTARPQVMFEAEVLEVNQDATQALGIQYDSIFTLKLTEDTIKGLFKLGGMSRSPLGLTVQINALKTNGAARVLAQPRVAALDGVEAKINSTQTTPLIVPGASGTQSVQNISTGITLRMTPRVAPDGTVEMDLGISVSTPTGTTSQGVPQFSTREASTTLRVANGQPIVIGGLLENRRVEGVQKVPGLGDIPVLGRLFTTTRTETHHTDLVIVVTPRLVVSPGGP; encoded by the coding sequence ATGAAGATCCTGCGCCTGCTGCTCCTCTCCCTCGCGCTGGCCGGTGGCGCGCTCGCCCAGGAGACCGTCACCGCCGCCCCGCTCGGCGCGTCGTGGACCCTCACGTCCAAGGACACCCTGCGCTACACCTATGACCCCTCGCAGGGCACCCTGCTGCTCCAGAGCGTGCAGCTCGGGGAGAACAGCCGGTTTCCCGACGGCGTGGTCTGGAAGCAGACCCCCGACGGCCTCCTGCTCAGCCTGCCGCCCGGCACCACCTACGCCCTGGGACCGGATGGCAAGACGCTGCTGATCAATCCGCCCGCCCTGCGCCCCCTGAGTCCGATTCCCGCCGACGAGTGCGCGCCGATCTTCTATCCGCTGGCGAACGCCGACCCGGCGGTGGTGGCGAACCTGCTGCAACAGCTCTACTCGGGGATTCGTGTGCAGGTGGATGCCCGGCAGCGCGCCCTGCTGGTGCTGACCACGCCCGGTGACCGGGCGATCATCGAGGGCCTGATCAAGCAGCTCGACACCGCCCGGCCGCAGGTGATGTTCGAGGCGGAGGTGCTGGAAGTGAACCAGGACGCCACCCAGGCCCTGGGCATCCAGTACGACTCGATCTTCACGCTGAAACTCACCGAGGACACCATCAAGGGCCTCTTCAAGCTGGGGGGCATGTCCCGCAGTCCCCTGGGCCTGACCGTGCAGATCAACGCCCTGAAGACCAACGGCGCCGCCCGGGTCCTGGCCCAGCCCCGGGTGGCCGCCCTCGACGGGGTGGAGGCCAAGATCAACTCCACCCAGACCACGCCGCTGATCGTGCCGGGCGCGAGCGGCACCCAGAGCGTGCAGAACATCTCCACCGGCATCACGCTGCGGATGACCCCCCGGGTCGCTCCCGACGGCACGGTGGAGATGGACCTGGGCATCAGCGTCTCCACGCCGACCGGGACGACCTCGCAGGGTGTGCCGCAGTTCAGCACCCGCGAGGCCAGCACCACCCTGCGGGTGGCCAACGGGCAGCCCATCGTGATCGGCGGCCTGCTGGAAAACCGCCGGGTGGAGGGCGTGCAGAAGGTGCCCGGGCTGGGGGACATCCCGGTCCTCGGCAGGCTCTTCACCACCACCCGCACCGAGACCCACCACACCGACCTGGTGATCGTGGTCACGCCCCGGCTGGTGGTCAGCCCGGGGGGACCGTGA
- a CDS encoding IS5 family transposase, with the protein MKRKAYPSDLTRKQLKRLEPLLPAGRPGGRPRAVDLYEVVCAILYTLQNGNTWRALPHDFPKWQTVDRYFRRFEQEGTWAAINRVLVRKTRCACGRSAEPSAASLAAQSVRCSPQAGPRGRAAAKRLIGRKRHVLVATLGLLLFVLVTSANVQDHNGGRLVLNAARHRFPHIELVWVDPGYQAGLEGWVRALCGWKIEVVRPEPGARGFQVLPRRWVVERSLAWLTRSRRLSRDFEGRPQTTEVWCYLANIRLMLRRLDPC; encoded by the coding sequence GTGAAACGCAAAGCCTACCCGAGCGACCTGACCCGGAAACAGTTGAAGCGCCTTGAACCACTGCTGCCTGCGGGTCGACCCGGAGGTCGGCCCCGTGCCGTGGACCTTTACGAGGTGGTGTGCGCCATCTTGTACACGCTCCAGAACGGCAACACCTGGCGCGCTTTACCGCATGACTTTCCGAAGTGGCAGACGGTGGATCGGTATTTCCGACGTTTTGAGCAGGAGGGGACATGGGCCGCGATCAACCGTGTCCTGGTGCGGAAGACGCGCTGCGCCTGTGGGCGCAGCGCCGAACCCAGTGCCGCCAGCTTGGCTGCACAGTCGGTCCGGTGCTCTCCACAAGCCGGACCACGTGGGAGAGCTGCCGCCAAGCGACTGATCGGGCGCAAACGGCACGTCTTGGTCGCTACCTTGGGCCTGCTGCTGTTCGTCCTCGTTACCAGCGCGAACGTCCAAGATCACAACGGCGGACGGTTGGTACTGAACGCGGCAAGACATCGCTTTCCCCACATCGAACTGGTGTGGGTGGACCCTGGGTATCAAGCAGGCTTGGAAGGCTGGGTCAGGGCCCTGTGCGGGTGGAAGATCGAGGTCGTGCGCCCGGAACCGGGCGCACGCGGTTTTCAGGTCTTGCCCAGACGCTGGGTAGTAGAGCGTTCCTTGGCCTGGTTGACCCGTTCTCGTCGGCTGTCCAGGGATTTCGAGGGACGTCCTCAAACCACCGAAGTCTGGTGCTATCTCGCCAATATCCGCCTCATGCTTCGCCGTCTTGACCCCTGCTGA